Within Candidatus Glassbacteria bacterium, the genomic segment GAAAGTGATCAACCCCGATGCGCCCCAGCGCCGGCTGGTGATCTGGGGCAAGGTGATGACCGTGATCGTGGGCGTGGTCGCGTTCTTTTTCAGTCTCTCCGAGAGCCGGCTGATTTTCTGGTTCGTCCTGTTCGCCTGGAGCGGGATCGGCTGCGCCTACTGCCCGGTGGTGATCATGAGCCTGTTCAGCAAACGGGTCAACCTGGCCGGGGCCGTGGCCGGGATGGTGAGCGGGTTCCTGATCACGGTGGTCTGGGCGATCTGGCTCAAGGAATCGACCGGGCTATACGAGATGATACCTGGCTTTTTCGGTGCGCTGGCGGTGATCTGGGTGGTGAGTTTTTTTGCTGGGAGAACCGGGGATTCTCCCAGCAGTGAGATGGTTCCATAAGAAAGTCGAAGTATTAAGATATCTTGATAAAAGGCATATACTTTTCTTCTTTCCAGTCGATGAAAAANNNNNNNNNNGAAGCAAATTTTTTGTCGCCGCGGACGCCGGACTCGCCCGACCTTAGAGTTGGTAATAGAGTTATTGTTATCACGGCAAAAAACGCTGCCCGCGTTGTGGGGCCTGCGCTCGCCCTGGACCGGCAGGCCGCGCCAGACCTCGCGAAGTATGCCTGCCTCCTCAGGTCATATGTTATGAGATAGGATTACGGCAAAAAAACCGCTGGGACGGAGTCGGCTCGGACATGCGGCGCCGCGAAGGCGGCCTGCGGCCGCATTGGGTTGGGGCATTCAGGGTGATCGCAGTAGCTTGATTTTAGGGAGCGGCGGGGTAAACCACCGGGCCGCATGTCTGAGCTAAGGCACAGCCAGCGGTTTTTTTGCCAAGTTTCCCACGTCATATCATATTACCAGTATAAGTTGGGAGCACCTTCAATTGTCCCGCCGTACTGTGGCGGGGCAATTCAGGCCCACCTAATCGGTAGCGGTATATGGAACTGGCTAACTAATCTGGTTGGTATTATTAAGAGTTGATGCGAGTTCGGCCCGGTGAAGGCTTTTGCTTCTTTTGGCCACAAAAGAAGAAAGAAATGCATTTCTTCTTTTTTTTTATACGTTTTGGATCAAGGTAGATTGGAGAATCCTATGAAAACCACCTGCGCCTGGGTCCCCGGCGAGGACCCTCTGTATAAAGCCTACCACGACAGCGAGTGGGGCGTGCCGGTCCATGACGACCGCACCATCTTCGAGTTCCTCACCCTCGAGAGCGCCCAGGCCGGCCTGAGCTGGATCACCATCCTGCGCAAGCGCGAAAACTACCGCGCCGCGTTCAGCGGTTTCGACCCGGAAAAAGTGGCCCGCTACGATGAGAAAAAATTCAACGCGCTGATGGGTGATGCCGGGTTGATCCGCAACAAGCTCAAGATCCGCGCGGCGATCGACAACGCCCAACGCTTCCTGGAGGTTGCCGGGGAGTTCGGTACGTTCGACAAGTATATCTGGGGTTTCGTGGGCGGGAAAACGATTGTCAACTCCTGGAAAACCTTGCAGGAACTGCCGGTATTTACTCCGGAGGCCGAGGCGCTGAGCAAGGACCTCAAGCGGCGCGGCTTCAAGTTCGTGGGGCCGACAGTGGTTTACTCCCACATGCAGGCCACCGGGATGGTGCTCGACCACACCACGGACTGCTTCCGCTACAAAGAACTGCTGCCGCAATAGGTTTGCCGCCGGCGCCGGGAAAGATTTGGGGTAACAGACTACCTCCGCCGCCTGCGCGCTGACTTATGGCACGGGGTGTCGTCGCGGCGGGAGACCGGCCGGGCGCTGATTATCTTGCGTTTACGGACAGTTACCAGCAGCGAATTCCCCCGCTCCTCGATAGCCAGGATATCATAACCGCCCATGCGCAGGCTGTCGGCCAGGTCCTGTCCCACCGGCCCGGAATCGACCAGGACGGCCAGCGGTCTGCCCGGCTCGGAGCGGTCCAGCACGGTTTTGATCTGGACGAAATTCATCGGGCAGGGCGTGCCCACCAGGTTCAGCGTGTCGTCGGCGGCTGCCATCGCCTCCTCCCTCAGCGGAATGCCATTTCGGCCCAACTGGCCACGATCCCGGCCAGCTCTCCCGGGTCGTTGTAGACTCCGGTGTAAAATTTCTTGCCCGCTCCCGCATTATCGAACGTATCGGAACTCCAGCGGTAGGCATCGCGGAAAGCGCGCTTATCGACCAGCTTTTTCTCTCCGTCAAGGCCGTTGAACAGCCAGACCGGCCGAGGGGCAAGAATGCCCGCCACCTGGGGAATGTCATGGCTGGTCAGCGCACGCGGCAGGAAATCCTCGAAATTCCAGGTGTAGAGCTTGGTGCGTACCAGGGCGCTCCAGGTCACCAGGCTGGAGTCGGCCAGGACCCCTGCGATCCGCGAATCCAGGGCGGCTGCGTACAGGGCATGCATACCCGCACTGTTGCGGCCGGCCACTGCTATCCTGTCCGGGTCGATATCGTCGCGGGTGCGGAGATATTCCACGGCTCGGCCCAGGTCGAACACCCGCATCGCGAAAATGGAACGCCCCAGCTTGAGCCCGTCGTACGCCGCCCCGGCCATTACGCCCAACACCTGGGCCTCGAACCCGCCCTGGCGGTCGCGGTCGCTGCGACGAGTGATTGCGGTTTCACCGCAGCCGCGCAGGTCCACCGCCAGCACGGTGTAACCCCGGGTTGCCAGGGAGCGGGCCAGCTCGATATCGGAGGAAGTGCGGCCCCTGCTGTCGGCCAGCACGATCGCCGGGGATTGAGCGCCGGCTCCTGATTTAAACAGCAGCGCGGGCAGGTAGATATCGTCCTCGGAGAAAATCGCCAGTTTCTCCACCGGGGGAGAAACGTCCGGCACCATACCCAGGCTGACCGCGGCCGGTGGGGTGCCGGGCGAGGGGTTGCCCAGCAGGGATTCCAGTTGGCTCCGCAGAGTGTCACGCAGAGCGGACAGGTTCTTCCTTTTGGGAGGTTTTCGTTCCGGCAGGATTTTCTCCAACTCTTCGGCGGCCCATTGCCAGAGCGGCGTACCGGTTTCGTTCAGAATCTGCCCGCTGACAGAAATTGTCAGGCTGTCCTCCGGCTCGAGTCGCAACTCCGGTTCGCGGCTGTCGTTTTCCCGGCCGTAAAACCAGCGTCCGAACCACTCGTAAGTCGGCTCGCGCATTTCGCGGAAAAAGCCGTGGGGCTGCTCCGTATCCACCCAGCTCAGTTTCTCCGGCGTGCCCAGCGTGCGGTAGAGCCAGCTCGACTGCACCCAGGAGCGCAGGCTGTGGCGATGGACTCCTTCGGCGGATTCCTTGATCAGCCGGTAGGGGCGGGGCCAGGCGGCGGCCATCATATCCGCGTGGGTCACCTTGTTGGGGACCAGCATCGGCAGGTTCTGTTCCCCGTCGCCGATACCGCCGGCGCCCAGGCTCAGCTCCGGTCCGCTGACAGTCCCGACAGGCACGGCCACCTTGATCCTGTCCTCCAGGGGAGTCAGGTGCAGGGTGACAGTTCCGCCGCCGCTGTTGCCGGTCATCCCGATCCGCGTGGTGTCGACCTCGGAGCGCGAGCATAGGTAGTCGATCCCGCGGATTCCGTCCCAGCAGCGCAGAGCCATCAGGTGCCGGCCCATCAGGAACAGCGGATTGGCGCTCATGCTGTGTTCGCGGGTGGGACTGGGCAGGATTCTTTCACCGTTTTCAGCCAGGTACTGGTAACGCTCGCCCTGGCCATAGGGATCGTAGATCAGCACCACGTACCCTTTCTGTACCAGTCCCAAGCCCACGGAGTGGTATTTATCGTAAGCCTTGCCGTTCTCGCTGTGGCCGCAGGAGACAAGGATTCCGGGCCACGGCCCTGCTCCGTCCTGCGGCACATACAGGTTGGCGGTCACGGGTATGCCCGGCATCGACTCGAACAGCACGTTTTCTATCCGGTAGCTGCCGCGATCCAGCACCCGGACTGTTTTCGCGTTCAGCGGAGTGCGTTCCGGAAACGGCAGGCCGAGCGCCGCGCGGTAGTTGGCCAGCAGTTTTGCCTTGTAATTCCGCCAATCCGATTCGTTTTCGATGCGGGCGAATTCGGTTTCGCGCTCCCAGGAGATCGCCGGAGCGATCCTGCCGAGATGTTTGAACAGCATGATTTCGTTGTCGGCGAACGGGACTTGATCAGGCAGAACGCGCCACTGGTCCATCTGGGCGGCGAGAGCGCCGGGCAGAGTGAATATCGCACCTGCAACCAGGGCATAAGTTGTAATCTTTCTCATGATCTTACCATCCGCTATAAAGGTGAGCCCCGTCCGGCGGGATGATACTAATGATAAGCAGGCGCGGGCCGGACAGTCAACACTCATGCGAGCGAATTTACGCCCCCGTTCTGTTAAATGCAGCCGATTTTGGTTACAACAGGGTACCGGCCGGATCGATCAACTTCACCCGCTCCGAAGCAGCACCAGCATGCGCCGGGAGGTAACCAATGCCGCAGGGAGCCAAGCCCAATCGACGGTTATTTCTGAGGACCTCGGCCGCGCTTGCCGCCCCGGGAGCCGACATTTCCGGGGATCGAGATGTGAGTCCGGGAGCAACCGCGGAGAAGCGATAATGACTGACAGAAAGCGGTTTTCAGCGGCAGCGTCCTGGTAATACGAGAGCGAAAACGTGACATCTATCGGCGGATAAAGAAAAACCCCGGCCAATCCCTGGCCGGGGTTCTCGGTTACCGCAGCAAGGGGGGCTGTTATTTGCCACGGTAAGTTTTCCTGAATTTCAGCGGGTCTCCCAGGGGCGCTTTCAGCGATCTTTCGTGGATCGAGCCGGGCGCGTCGGGAAAACCGAATCCGTTGGTGCGGGACCTGGGCTCGGCGGTCCCGGCGATTATTTTGCGCAGCCAGTTCATTTTCCGATCACCATTTTCCGCGCGGCCATGTATTTCCCGGCTCGCAGCCTGTAGAAGTAGGTGCCGCTGTCGAGTTCGCCCCCCTTGTCATCCGTACCCTGCCAGAAGAAGCTGTACTGGCCCGGCTCGTGGATCTCGTCCACCAGGGTCCTGACACACTCCCCACCCGCGTCGAAAACTTCAATGATAACCTTCACCGGCCGGTCGCTCATGCTCACCGTATAACCGATAGTTGTCGCCTGGTTGAACGGGTTCGGCCAATTCTGTTCCAGTTCGAATCTGCGCGGCAGGATAAGCGCCTGCCGCTGGTAACTCGAGCGCTGTTCGCGAAAATCACCCGGCGATGTCAGGCCCGTCCCGGTCCGGCTGACTTTCCGCCCGTCGCTGTCCGCCCGCGGCGGATTTTCGACTCCGGCCAGCCCGGAAGCCAGGTTGAGCATCATCACAAGGGCCACGGGAATCAGCCGCGGCGCAGTCTTTTTCACCGTGAACATCTCATCCTCCCGCCCCCCCTGATGGATTCCGGCGTACCGACTGTCGAGCGCGAGGACTTGCGATGCGGTTCAATCCAGGAGTTGAACCCTCTGCGGGAGGGAACCGCCGAACCGGAGCGATCAATGATCTTCCCCGGATTTCTGGTTCCCCGCCAGGTTAATAAAAGGGCCTTGACGCCCTTTCCGGTTTTCCCGGCCGGCGGCTCCCTGCCGCAGAGAGTTGTTTGCCTGAATCCGGCGGCGCTGAAAAGATTCCCGACCTTCGCCCAGCCTGTCAGAAGTTGCCCTACTTCCTTACACAAGCCTGGCGATTCAAAAGTGCCCGGATTTGTGAACCGGACGAAGATCGGGATGTTGCCAGCCGCGATTATAGATTAAGCAACCGGCGTGCCATTCCGTTTACCAACCTGACGATAAATTGTAAAGTATTGATAGGTAATAAGATGACGGAGAGTACGAAATTGGGAGGAGAAGAAGTTTGTGATTTATGTTGGTGAATAATCACAAGAATATGTTAATATTAACAACTTATTCGCAAGTTTACCCGGTTGTGCCAAGCAGTGGCGGGGGTCAGTGCTTTTTGATTTCGATCCCGTAGCGTTTGATCCGATAGCGGAGCTGATTGAGCGTGATTCCCAGCTTGCGGGCCGTGCGGCTCTGGTTGTAGCCGTTGGCTTCGAGCGTTTCCAGGATAATCCGCTGCTCCATGTCGTGGAGTCTGGCGGGATGGCCGGAGTCCTGTTCGCCGGAAGCCGGGTCTGGCTGCCTGGCGGCCGGGCAGATCTCGGCGGGGATATCCTCGGGCATGATAACGCCCTGCTCGCGCATGACCATGATCCGCTCGATTATGTTTTCCAGTTCACGGATATTGCCCGGCCAGGAATGATCCAGCAGGCTGTTGAGCGCATCGGGGCTGATTCCCTCCACCTTGCGGTTCAGTTCGCTGTTGAACTTGCCGATAAAAAAGTCCACCAGCAGTGGAATGTCCTCGGTGCGCTCTCGCAGGGGCGGGATTTCGAGCGGGACCACGTTGAGCCGGTAAAACAGGTCCGTGCGGAACTTTCCCGAATTGATCGCCTCGTCCATGTTACGGTTGGAGGCGGCGATAATCCGCACGTCGACCTTGACCGTCTCGTTGCCGCCCAGCCGCTCGAAAGTGTGTTCCTGCAGGAAGCGCAGCAGCTTGACCTGGGTGTCCACCTGCAGCTCGCCGATCTCGTCGAGGAAGATCGTCCCCCGGTCGGCCAGCTCGAACTTGCCCCGTTTGCGGCTCACCGCGCCGGTGAACGCGCCTTTCTCGTGGCCGAACAGTTCGCTCTCCACCAGGTTTTCCGGCAGGGCGGCCACGTTGACTTTCACCAGCGGCTTGTCCTTGCGCCCGCTCTGGCTGTGGATCAGATCGGCCAACAGTTCCTTGCCCGTGCCGCTGTCGCCGCGCAGGAACACCGTGCTTTCCAGCGGGGCAACTTTGGCGCACATCTCGTAAACCTGTTTCATCTTCCTGTTCTTGCTGTGGTAGATCCCCTCGGAGCGGGCCTGCTCGGAGAGCAGCTTGTAGCTGTGGGCCAGGTCGTCGAAACTGATCGCGTTTTTCAGCGCCACGGCGGCCAGGTCGGCGAACGTGGTGAACAGCTCGAGCCGGCTGGCCGGGAAGTCGCCGCTGTTTTTGTAGTTCAGCACCTCGATCACCCCCAGCATCTTGTCGCGAAACACCATCGGCGCGCAGCAGACTCCCTCCGTGCGGTAGCCGGACTGCTGATCGATCTCGGCGTAGAAGCGCGGATCGGAGTCGACGTCGTTGACCATCA encodes:
- a CDS encoding DNA-3-methyladenine glycosylase I is translated as MKTTCAWVPGEDPLYKAYHDSEWGVPVHDDRTIFEFLTLESAQAGLSWITILRKRENYRAAFSGFDPEKVARYDEKKFNALMGDAGLIRNKLKIRAAIDNAQRFLEVAGEFGTFDKYIWGFVGGKTIVNSWKTLQELPVFTPEAEALSKDLKRRGFKFVGPTVVYSHMQATGMVLDHTTDCFRYKELLPQ
- a CDS encoding sulfurtransferase TusA family protein codes for the protein MAAADDTLNLVGTPCPMNFVQIKTVLDRSEPGRPLAVLVDSGPVGQDLADSLRMGGYDILAIEERGNSLLVTVRKRKIISARPVSRRDDTPCHKSARRRRR
- a CDS encoding GAF domain-containing protein yields the protein MTDKSLQQKLDRLEQVLAEKDEEIRSLIDACRKVTSSLNVEEVLLVIQQAARRLMNAESSSVILLDSSGEYLQIASSTGTKEDAVKGLRFPSDKGIAGWVIQNREPVMVNDVDSDPRFYAEIDQQSGYRTEGVCCAPMVFRDKMLGVIEVLNYKNSGDFPASRLELFTTFADLAAVALKNAISFDDLAHSYKLLSEQARSEGIYHSKNRKMKQVYEMCAKVAPLESTVFLRGDSGTGKELLADLIHSQSGRKDKPLVKVNVAALPENLVESELFGHEKGAFTGAVSRKRGKFELADRGTIFLDEIGELQVDTQVKLLRFLQEHTFERLGGNETVKVDVRIIAASNRNMDEAINSGKFRTDLFYRLNVVPLEIPPLRERTEDIPLLVDFFIGKFNSELNRKVEGISPDALNSLLDHSWPGNIRELENIIERIMVMREQGVIMPEDIPAEICPAARQPDPASGEQDSGHPARLHDMEQRIILETLEANGYNQSRTARKLGITLNQLRYRIKRYGIEIKKH